The Rhinolophus ferrumequinum isolate MPI-CBG mRhiFer1 chromosome 4, mRhiFer1_v1.p, whole genome shotgun sequence genome has a window encoding:
- the TLR3 gene encoding toll-like receptor 3 isoform X2, with translation MSWNLLYHISCFWVLLPFWILCTSSTNKCAVRHEVADCSHLKLTQIPDDLPANITVLNLTHNQLRKLPPANFTRYSQITILDGGFNSISKLEPELCQKLPLLEILNLQHNELSQLSDKTFVFCMNLSELHLMSNSIQKVQNNPFKSLKNLIKLDLSHNGLSTTKLGTQLQLENLQELLLSNNKIHVLRREDFDFLGNSSLKKLELSSNQIKEFSPGCFHAIGKIFGLSLNNAQLGPSLTEKLCLELSNTRIQSLSLSNSQLSKTSNMTFIGLKQTNLTMLDLSYNSINVIGNDSFAWLPDLEYFFLEYNNIDHLFSRSFYGLFNVRYLNLRRSFTKQSISLSSLPKIDDFSFQWLKCLEYLNMDDNNFPALKSNMFTGLIKLKYLSLSNSFSSLRTLTNETFVSLAHSPLLILNLTKNKISKIESGAFSWLGHLKVLDLGLNEIGQELTGDEWTGLEKISEIYLSYNKYLQLTSNSFALVPSLQQLMLRRVALKNVDISPSPFHSLHNLTILDLSNNNIANINDELLEGLLKLEILDLQHNNLARLWKHANPGGPVHFLKGLSHLHVLNLESNGFDEIPAEAFKDLLELKSIDLGLNNLNILPPSVFDNQVSLKSLSLQKNLITSVEKNVFGPAFQNLSTLDMRFNPFDCTCESIAWFVNWINSTHTNISELSSHYLCNTPPQYHGLPVMLFDISPCKDSAPFELLFMINTSILLIFVFIVLLIHFEGWRISFYWNVSVHRVLGFKEIDRQPEQFEYAAYIIHAYKDRDWVWEHFCPMEEKDQTLKFCLEERDFQAGVLELEAIVNSIKRSRKIIFVITQHLLKDPLCKRFKVHHAVQQAIEQNLDSIILIFLEEIPDYKLNHALCLRRGMFKSHCILNWPVQKERINAFHHKLQVALGSRNSVH, from the exons ATGAGTTGGAATCTGCTTTATCACATCTCCTGCTTTTGGGTACTCTTGCCCTTTTGGATACTGTGTACATCTTCTACCAACAAATGTGCTGTGAGGCATGAAGTAGCTGATTGCAGTCATCTGAAGTTGACTCAAATACCTGATGACCTCCCGGCAAACATAACAGTGTTGAATCTTACCCATAATCAACTCAGAAAATTACCACCTGCCAATTTTACAAGATACAGCCAAATTACTATCTTGGATGGAGGATTTAACTCCATCTCAAAACTGGAGCCAGAATTGTGCCAAAAACTCCCCTTGTTGGAAATTTTGAACCTCCAACACAATGAGCTATCTCAACTTTCTGATAAAACCTTTGTCTTCTGTATGAATTTGTCTGAACTCCATCTAATGTCCAACTCAATCCAGAAAGTTCAAAATAATCCCTTTAAAAGCCTGAAG aatttaATCAAATTAGACCTATCTCATAATGGTTTATCAACTACTAAATTAGGAACTCAGCTCCAACTGGAAAATCTCCAAGAGCTTCtattatcaaataataaaattcatgtaCTAAGACGTGAAGACTTTGATTTCCTTGGcaattcttccttaaaaaaattagagTTGTCATCAAATCAAATTAAAGAG TTCTCTCCAGGGTGTTTCCATgcaattggaaaaatatttgggCTCTCTCTGAACAATGCCCAGTTGGGCCCCAGTCTCACAGAGAAGCTTTGTTTGGAATTATCCAACACAAGAATTCAGAGTCTATCCCTGAGCAACAGCCAGCTATCCAAAACAAGCAATATGACTTTTATTGGACTAAAGCAGACAAATCTCACCATGCTTGATCTTTCATATAACAGCATAAATGTGATTGGTAATGATTCCTTTGCTTGGCTTCCAGATTTAGAATATTTCTTCCTGGAGTACAATAATATAGACCATTTGTTTTCTCGCTCCTTTTATGGGCTTTTCAATGTGAGATACCTGAATTTGAGACGATCTTTTACCAAACAAAGCATTTCCCTTTCTTCGCTTCCCAAGATTGATGACTTTTCCTTTCAATGGCTAAAATGTTTGGAATATCTTAACATGGACGATAACAACTTTCCAGCCTTAAAAAGCAATATGTTCACAGGTCTAATAAAGCTGAAATACTTAAGTCTATCCAACTCCTTCTCAAGTTTGCGAACTTTAACAAATGAAACATTTGTGTCACTTGCTCATTCTCCTTTACTTATACTCAAcctaaccaaaaataaaatatcaaaaatagagAGTGGAGCTTTTTCTTGGTTGGGCCATCTTAAGGTACTTGACCTTGGCCTTAATGAAATTGGGCAAGAGCTCACAGGTGACGAATGGACAGGCCTagaaaaaatcagtgaaatttaCCTTTCCTACAACAAATACCTACAACTGACTAGCAATTCTTTTGCCTTGGTTCCAAGCCTTCAACAACTGATGCTCCGAAGGGTGGCCCTTAAAAACGTGGATatttccccttcaccttttcactctcTTCATAACTTAACCATTCTGGATCTAAGCAACAACAACATAGCCAACATAAATGATGAACTGTTGGAGGGTCTTTTGAAACTAGAAATTCTGGATTTGCAGCATAACAACTTAGCTCGGCTCTGGAAACATGCAAACCCTGGTGGTCCTGTTCATTTTCTAAAGGGTCTTTCTCACCTTCACGTCCTTAACTTAGAGTCCAATGGCTTTGATGAGATCCCCGCAGAGGCCTTCAAGGACTTACTTGAATTAAAGAGCATCGATTTAGGATTGAATAATTTAAACATACTTCCACCGTCTGTCTTTGATAATCAGGTATCTCTAAAGTCATTGAGCCTTCAGAAGAATCTCATAACATCAGTTGAGAAGAATGTTTTTGGGCCAGCTTTCCAGAACCTGAGTACTTTAGATATGCGCTTTAATCCATTTGATTGTACATGTGAAAGCATTGCCTGGTTTGTTAACTGGATTAATAGTACCCATACCAACATCTCTGAGCTATCAAGCCATTACCTCTGTAATACTCCGCCTCAATATCATGGTTTACCAGTGATGCTTTTTGATATATCACCCTGCAAAGACAGTGCCCCCTTTGAACTCCTTTTCATGATAAATACTAGTATcttattgatttttgtctttattgtaCTACTCATCCATTTTGAAGGCTGGAGGATATCTTTTTATTGGAATGTTTCAGTGCATCGAGTTCTTGGTTTCAAAGAAATAGACAGACAGCCCGAGCAGTTTGAATATGCAGCATACATAATTCATGCCTATAAAGATAGGGATTGGGTCTGGGAACACTTCTGCCCAATGGAAGAAAAAGATCAAACTCTCAAATTTTGTCTGGAAGAAAGGGACTTTCAGGCAGGTGTTCTTGAACTTGAAGCAATTGTTAATAGCATCAAAAGgagcagaaaaattatttttgttataacacAGCATCTTTTAAAAGATCCATTGTGCAAAAG attCAAGGTGCACCACGCCGTTCAGCAAGCTATTGAACAAAATCTAGATTCCATTATTTTGATCTTTCTTGAGGAGATTCCAGATTATAAGCTGAATCATGCACTCTGCTTGCGAAGAGGAATGTTTAAATCTCACTGCATCTTGAACTGGCCAGTTCAGAAAGAACGAATAAATGCCTTCCATCATAAATTGCAAGTGGCACTTGGATCCAGAAATTCAGtacattaa
- the TLR3 gene encoding toll-like receptor 3 isoform X1 — protein MKELLYLYLQEEETVLRNELTCQRLQSRGSRIGTQRGRIMSWNLLYHISCFWVLLPFWILCTSSTNKCAVRHEVADCSHLKLTQIPDDLPANITVLNLTHNQLRKLPPANFTRYSQITILDGGFNSISKLEPELCQKLPLLEILNLQHNELSQLSDKTFVFCMNLSELHLMSNSIQKVQNNPFKSLKNLIKLDLSHNGLSTTKLGTQLQLENLQELLLSNNKIHVLRREDFDFLGNSSLKKLELSSNQIKEFSPGCFHAIGKIFGLSLNNAQLGPSLTEKLCLELSNTRIQSLSLSNSQLSKTSNMTFIGLKQTNLTMLDLSYNSINVIGNDSFAWLPDLEYFFLEYNNIDHLFSRSFYGLFNVRYLNLRRSFTKQSISLSSLPKIDDFSFQWLKCLEYLNMDDNNFPALKSNMFTGLIKLKYLSLSNSFSSLRTLTNETFVSLAHSPLLILNLTKNKISKIESGAFSWLGHLKVLDLGLNEIGQELTGDEWTGLEKISEIYLSYNKYLQLTSNSFALVPSLQQLMLRRVALKNVDISPSPFHSLHNLTILDLSNNNIANINDELLEGLLKLEILDLQHNNLARLWKHANPGGPVHFLKGLSHLHVLNLESNGFDEIPAEAFKDLLELKSIDLGLNNLNILPPSVFDNQVSLKSLSLQKNLITSVEKNVFGPAFQNLSTLDMRFNPFDCTCESIAWFVNWINSTHTNISELSSHYLCNTPPQYHGLPVMLFDISPCKDSAPFELLFMINTSILLIFVFIVLLIHFEGWRISFYWNVSVHRVLGFKEIDRQPEQFEYAAYIIHAYKDRDWVWEHFCPMEEKDQTLKFCLEERDFQAGVLELEAIVNSIKRSRKIIFVITQHLLKDPLCKRFKVHHAVQQAIEQNLDSIILIFLEEIPDYKLNHALCLRRGMFKSHCILNWPVQKERINAFHHKLQVALGSRNSVH, from the exons aTGAAGGAGTTACTTTATCTCTacttacaagaagaggaaacagTCCTGAGAAATGAATTAACCTGTCAGAGGTTACAAAGTAGAGGATCCAGGATCGGAACTCAGAGG gGCAGAATCATGAGTTGGAATCTGCTTTATCACATCTCCTGCTTTTGGGTACTCTTGCCCTTTTGGATACTGTGTACATCTTCTACCAACAAATGTGCTGTGAGGCATGAAGTAGCTGATTGCAGTCATCTGAAGTTGACTCAAATACCTGATGACCTCCCGGCAAACATAACAGTGTTGAATCTTACCCATAATCAACTCAGAAAATTACCACCTGCCAATTTTACAAGATACAGCCAAATTACTATCTTGGATGGAGGATTTAACTCCATCTCAAAACTGGAGCCAGAATTGTGCCAAAAACTCCCCTTGTTGGAAATTTTGAACCTCCAACACAATGAGCTATCTCAACTTTCTGATAAAACCTTTGTCTTCTGTATGAATTTGTCTGAACTCCATCTAATGTCCAACTCAATCCAGAAAGTTCAAAATAATCCCTTTAAAAGCCTGAAG aatttaATCAAATTAGACCTATCTCATAATGGTTTATCAACTACTAAATTAGGAACTCAGCTCCAACTGGAAAATCTCCAAGAGCTTCtattatcaaataataaaattcatgtaCTAAGACGTGAAGACTTTGATTTCCTTGGcaattcttccttaaaaaaattagagTTGTCATCAAATCAAATTAAAGAG TTCTCTCCAGGGTGTTTCCATgcaattggaaaaatatttgggCTCTCTCTGAACAATGCCCAGTTGGGCCCCAGTCTCACAGAGAAGCTTTGTTTGGAATTATCCAACACAAGAATTCAGAGTCTATCCCTGAGCAACAGCCAGCTATCCAAAACAAGCAATATGACTTTTATTGGACTAAAGCAGACAAATCTCACCATGCTTGATCTTTCATATAACAGCATAAATGTGATTGGTAATGATTCCTTTGCTTGGCTTCCAGATTTAGAATATTTCTTCCTGGAGTACAATAATATAGACCATTTGTTTTCTCGCTCCTTTTATGGGCTTTTCAATGTGAGATACCTGAATTTGAGACGATCTTTTACCAAACAAAGCATTTCCCTTTCTTCGCTTCCCAAGATTGATGACTTTTCCTTTCAATGGCTAAAATGTTTGGAATATCTTAACATGGACGATAACAACTTTCCAGCCTTAAAAAGCAATATGTTCACAGGTCTAATAAAGCTGAAATACTTAAGTCTATCCAACTCCTTCTCAAGTTTGCGAACTTTAACAAATGAAACATTTGTGTCACTTGCTCATTCTCCTTTACTTATACTCAAcctaaccaaaaataaaatatcaaaaatagagAGTGGAGCTTTTTCTTGGTTGGGCCATCTTAAGGTACTTGACCTTGGCCTTAATGAAATTGGGCAAGAGCTCACAGGTGACGAATGGACAGGCCTagaaaaaatcagtgaaatttaCCTTTCCTACAACAAATACCTACAACTGACTAGCAATTCTTTTGCCTTGGTTCCAAGCCTTCAACAACTGATGCTCCGAAGGGTGGCCCTTAAAAACGTGGATatttccccttcaccttttcactctcTTCATAACTTAACCATTCTGGATCTAAGCAACAACAACATAGCCAACATAAATGATGAACTGTTGGAGGGTCTTTTGAAACTAGAAATTCTGGATTTGCAGCATAACAACTTAGCTCGGCTCTGGAAACATGCAAACCCTGGTGGTCCTGTTCATTTTCTAAAGGGTCTTTCTCACCTTCACGTCCTTAACTTAGAGTCCAATGGCTTTGATGAGATCCCCGCAGAGGCCTTCAAGGACTTACTTGAATTAAAGAGCATCGATTTAGGATTGAATAATTTAAACATACTTCCACCGTCTGTCTTTGATAATCAGGTATCTCTAAAGTCATTGAGCCTTCAGAAGAATCTCATAACATCAGTTGAGAAGAATGTTTTTGGGCCAGCTTTCCAGAACCTGAGTACTTTAGATATGCGCTTTAATCCATTTGATTGTACATGTGAAAGCATTGCCTGGTTTGTTAACTGGATTAATAGTACCCATACCAACATCTCTGAGCTATCAAGCCATTACCTCTGTAATACTCCGCCTCAATATCATGGTTTACCAGTGATGCTTTTTGATATATCACCCTGCAAAGACAGTGCCCCCTTTGAACTCCTTTTCATGATAAATACTAGTATcttattgatttttgtctttattgtaCTACTCATCCATTTTGAAGGCTGGAGGATATCTTTTTATTGGAATGTTTCAGTGCATCGAGTTCTTGGTTTCAAAGAAATAGACAGACAGCCCGAGCAGTTTGAATATGCAGCATACATAATTCATGCCTATAAAGATAGGGATTGGGTCTGGGAACACTTCTGCCCAATGGAAGAAAAAGATCAAACTCTCAAATTTTGTCTGGAAGAAAGGGACTTTCAGGCAGGTGTTCTTGAACTTGAAGCAATTGTTAATAGCATCAAAAGgagcagaaaaattatttttgttataacacAGCATCTTTTAAAAGATCCATTGTGCAAAAG attCAAGGTGCACCACGCCGTTCAGCAAGCTATTGAACAAAATCTAGATTCCATTATTTTGATCTTTCTTGAGGAGATTCCAGATTATAAGCTGAATCATGCACTCTGCTTGCGAAGAGGAATGTTTAAATCTCACTGCATCTTGAACTGGCCAGTTCAGAAAGAACGAATAAATGCCTTCCATCATAAATTGCAAGTGGCACTTGGATCCAGAAATTCAGtacattaa